The window GCTTTTCACTTCACCTGTCACATTTTTCGTGGTGATATTAGCAGCTATACTCGTCATGAAGAGTCCTGTACGCTGGATTCCAACTGGGAAAGATCATGATCAAAACTCAACACATTTTCGAGATTTATTTTATTGGTACTTTCAAGTACTTAATAAAATTCAAGGCTCGCTGTTTCAAAAGAATATGTTGATCCAAAAAGACCTCAAGGTGTTAAAAGAAAAAAGATGGCTGCTGTCTAAAGAGTTTTTTAATTATATGTTTATGTCATATGAAGCCTTCTTTTATATCGGGGTTATGACTAGTTTGATCTCCATTATTGATCATCCGGCTTTGCAGATTCAGCTGCTTTTTACATTAAATGTGATGATTTTAGCAAATCAAACGTATGAGATGAGAATGCTGACCCCTTCTATTTTTTCTTTAAGTGCTGAAAAAAAGAATATTTGGCTTTTTGAGCTTTCTCAAACATCTCTTATTCAGTTTTTCTTATCAAAAATCCAGTTATTTTATTGTTTATTTTCCATACCAGCTCTCTTTCTGCTATTCATTAATCTATCAATCATGGGTGTATATCAGCTTTTTGATATTCAGATGCTCATTCAATTTGTGGCATTAGGGATTGGTTTTTTCATTTTCCCTTTGATTCAGCTTTACTTGTTTCCATTTACAACGAAATTCAATTTTATTCATGAGCATGAAATAGGGACAACCAATGAGGAAATAGAAGTTATCGATAAAGGGCAGGCTTTTGCAAGAAACTTTCTTGTATTACCTTTTATGTACTACATGATCTTGACCTCTTTTCTACCTATTTTGCAGCAATCCTCAGGTCTCATAAACTTTCTGTTTGCTTTATATTTTGTGATCGTTTCATTGATCTGCTGGGTGTTATGCCGCAAGACCATCTATAAAGGGATTGAGTATGTTGAAAAAAATAAGATATTTTCTATCGGAGAATAGACTGATTTTACGACTCGGCTACATTTATGCTGCTATCTTTATTGCAGCAGTGCTGATTGGTAGCCTTCTTCCTTATGATCAGATTCCTTATTTAAAAAAGGATGAAGAGATGTTTTTTCTATCTATTTTCTTAAACAATTTGCAAGTTGGGATGGCGATATTAGGGATCGGAGCTTTTACAGGCGGCATCATGGCTGCTGGCATTCTTTTTTACAACGGATACATTATTGGCAAACTAGTTCAGTATTTGATTGTCAATCAAGAAGTGCAGCAGATATTCACAGGATTACTGCCTCATGCTTTCGTAGAGATTCTTGGTTTCATCCTGTTTTCAATTGTCAGCTCTTTTCCTTTTATTTATCTTTATCGATTTATAAAAGGAGAAACAATTGATTTAAAAAAGCTGACTGTGACTGTGCTTCAATTGATTTTTGCAGCAATTGTTCTCTTATTCGCAGCATCTCTTTTAGAGGAATACGTTAGCCATGTACATCTACCATAGAAGAAAGGGGAATGTGGTTCCATGGAGCTACTTCTACGACCTAAGGAATTTTTCAATCAGAATCAATCGATTAAAACCATTGTAGGCCTTGTCTTACTATCATTATTTGTTTCGACTGTCTTTTTAACATTTTTTATTATTGATTTGTTAGTAGATGAACCGTTATCAGCTGGAAAACAAGTAGCCAGCATTGTTTTTATTTTTTTGCTGACGATCCCGCTGTATTTCATTTTAAATTTTCTCAGTACCGTTCTCACTTCTATTTATATGTATTTTTTTCATAAAGCTTTTATTTTACGCAAAATGTATCTTGTCATTTTGGTTTATAATGCATTTCTTTTATTAGTGAATAGTGCAGCGATCTATTGTGTGATGGTGTTACAATTAGATCACTATTTTATCTTGATACAAGCAATTTCCTTCTTCATCAACTTATATCTTTTGCGCATCCTTTATGATGGCATCATTTACTATGCAGAAGGGTCGAAAAAAGCTGCCCTTGCGACAGTGATCTTGTATATGCTGGTGACCACTGTGTTTGTTATTGGAGGATTCATCAATGGCTAGTCTTCAAGTGTCTCAGCTATCTTTTCGCTATGAAACAACAGAAGAAAGCTCTCTCCTCCTCGATCAAGTTTCGTTTGATCTGAAAGGAAGCGATCGAGCTTGTATCATTGGAAAGAACGGCAGTGGTAAATCGACTCTTTTAAAGATCATCGCTGGTCTGCTTCCTTCAGTATCAGAAACGATTTTACTCAACAAACAGCTTCACCCCGGGACCACTCAATATAAAAGTCTGGTGGCGTACATCCCTGATAAGCCTTTAGTCTATGATGCGCTCACTGGTCTTGAGCACATGGAGCTTGTCCAGTCTTTATGGAAAATGAACAAGTCAGAAAAAGAATTATACAAAGAGACTTTCCTATCGCTTTGTGATGCATTTGATTTAACGCATGCCCTAAAGATGCCAGTCAAACAGTATTCATTGGGCATGAGATATAAACTTTTCTTTAATTGTATGGTGGCAAGATCTCCAGAGCTGATCATTCTTGATGAGCCTTTTACCTCTCTTGATGAGGCCTCACAGATACAATCGATTTCTTTATTAAAAAAAGAATTCTCACATCGATGTGTTTTATTTACCAGCCATCAGCGCTACCTTTATTCAGAATTAGGAAATCGTTTCTTCCAGCTGGATCAAGGACAATTAAACGAAGTGGAACATTAGACATACAAAAGGCATCCCATAAAAGGATGCCTCTCTTCTTTTTCTCGATCACATTACCACTTACAGCGTTTCACTGGACGGCAGCAAGGGTTTTTGATATCCCTGCCGCAATCGTATTCTTCCACAATGTACTCGTTATGAGTAGATTGAGTGACAGGGTAGTAGTTTTCAATTCTTTTGATGTTTTTATTGACGTTTGTGATATGCGTTGGATGAATTTTTCTGATGGTTTGTTCATTCGTTGTCGTGTTGACAATTTGACGTGTGGGGAAAACAACCGTTTCATCTCCTCCTTGGTTTCCTCTGCGAGGACCAAAGAAAAAGTCATCTAATCGATTCCGGCTCATCTCAACACCCCTTCAAGTTGTCTTTCACTTACACTCTATCGTATGTAAGAAGCGCCTTTCGTGACTAGATGCTTGTCTATTTTTAAAAAAATCCACTATTTATCTCGTTTTCTCTTCCTTTACAAAAGGACAATTTTAACATATTATACAAATGATATATTGTGGTAGAAGAAATTGTGGCCCATAACCTTCCCACTTATCAAATACGAGGTGAACGATATGATCAATACGACACAACCAATCGAACGAAACAAGCTAGACATTGCACTTGAACTGACTCAATTGCATTTGAATCAATATGAAACGAGTCATCCTGATCAGTTGAGTGAGGTTTATGCGAAATATTATGCGCTGCTTGAAGTGCTGGATTTATCTTCTTATGATCAATTGATTGATTTATTGCCCGCTGAGCTAAAACAGACGCTTGAGTAAAAAAACCCTCTATCCACATGGGATAGAGGGTTTTCTTTATACACGTGCTGCCATATCGGTTTCGATTTGCTCTAAGCTTCTTCCTTTTGTTTCGACTAAAACAAAGCGGGTGAACAATAGTCCGATTAAGCAGATAACCCCAAATGAGGAGAAAATGACCCCAAAGCTGAACTTATCAGCTAAGATAGGGAAAACGAGTCCAACAGCTAACGATCCCGTCCAGTTAAAGGCAGATGAAATGCCTGCTCCAATGCCCCTGACAGAGAGTGGGAAGATTTCGCCGATGATGATCCACGTGATCGGTGCCCATGAGAAGGCATAGCACAAGATAAAGCAGCAAAGGGAAATCAATGTCACCCAGTTTAAAATCCCTTCACTAACGCCAAGTGCACCTAATGCCGCTGGTGCAAAGAAGGAAAGTGCCATACCTGTGCCTCCTACGGTGAGAATCGTTCGGCGGTCGAACCGGTCGACAAATTGTAAAAAGATAACGGTTGTCACGACAAAAATGACACCGACAATGACTGTAAAGCCTGCTGCGACCTGCGGCGCAAGGCCTACATTCCGAGCAATACTCGTTGCATAATACACAATGGAGTTCGCGCCTTGAATTTGCTGAAGGGTCGCCATCCCAACCCCGATGAAAAGAGCCATTCTGAATTTCTTTTGGAACAATTCACGAATACCAGAGCGTTCTTCTTTCGCGACTTCTAAAATTTCCTGCATTTCTGCTTCGATTTCTTCACGGGAAGAACGCAGTGATCCTAATACCTCCCGTGCTTTATGAGCCATTCCGTGTTTAATTAAATATCTCGGAGATTCAGGGAGCCTCAGCATACCAATATAAAGCACGATAGCAAATAAAGCGGCACTTCCCAGCATCCAGCGCCAGCTGTCTGGAATAGGTTCAAACACAAACGCGACAATATAGCTCAGCAATAGTCCGCTCACAATCATAAGCTGATTGAGCCCAGACAATTTCCCGCGGATTTTAGCAGGAGCGATTTCAGACATGTAAGCCGGCACCAAAGATGAGGCTGTTCCTACTGCTGTCCCTAAAAAGATACGAGCAATGGTTAATGAAATCTCTTCTGGTGCGATGGCTGACCCTATAGCTCCGACAAAAAAGATGATCGATGAGACCAAAATGAGCTTTCTGCGGCCAAACTTATCCCCCATGAGGCCGCTTAAAATCGAACCAATGATTGCTCCGCCCATTAATGAAGAGACGACAATTCCAAGCCATAATGGGCTGAGCTGAAATTCTTCCTGAATATGTCCTTCTGCCCCTGCAATAATTCCAATATCATATCCGAATAAGATGCCTGCAAAGGACCCGAAAAAGAAGATAAATTTGCTTGACACTTTTTTCTCCAAGTGGATGACCCCCTCACTTAATTAACCGCTTTCATTTCTCCCGGTGCTTCTACTGTAAACAGTAGAAGACGTTTCACCCTTCTATAAAACCACATATTCTGCATGAACAAGCTTTGTAAAATGAACAATTTGATCAACCGTTAAATTAAGGGATACGACTGTATGATGACCCCCGCCTTGCTTAATCCATGCTTTGACTCCGTCCTGAAAATTCGGCTTGATTTTCCAGAGCACACGTGCAACCGGTAAATGAGGTGCTGCTTCCTCCGGCTCAAAGGCTTCGACTTCTTGTATGAGCCATTTGAAATGGGTTCCAAAGTCAGCAATGGAAACAACAACACCTTCGCCTGCTTTTCCATCAAACACAAGACGCGCTGGATCTTCCCTGTTTCCGATACCAAGTGGAGATACGACAATCACTGGTTTCGTATGGGCGAGCGCTGGATCTACTTCTAACATATGAGATTGCAGCACCGCTTCCTGTCCAGAGGTCATTTCATACGTGTAGTCCTCCATAAAACCAGTGGATTGATGATGACTCATCACCTTTAATAATCGGTCCAGTGCAGCAGTTTTCCAATCGCCTTCCCCAGCAAAGCCATATCCCTTTGCCATCAGCCGCTGTACCGCAAGTCCTGGCAGCTGTTTCATTCCATGTAAATCTTCAAAGTTTGTCGTAAAGGCATTGTAGCCGCCTTCATCTAAGAAGCGTTTGATGGCAATTTCATAACGCGCTTGCACCTTGACACTTTTTTCCCATTCTTCAACTGAATACGTTCCATAATCCACATCATATTGCGTTAAATACTCCGCAAATAATGCATCTACCTCTGCTTCTTCTACTGCATTGACATATTCAACGAGATCGCCTATTCCAAAGTAATCAACAGTCCACCCTAATTGAATCTGGGCTTCAATTTTATCGCCTTCTGTTACAGCCACGTGGCGCATGTTGTC is drawn from Bacillus pumilus and contains these coding sequences:
- a CDS encoding CotD family spore coat protein; protein product: MSRNRLDDFFFGPRRGNQGGDETVVFPTRQIVNTTTNEQTIRKIHPTHITNVNKNIKRIENYYPVTQSTHNEYIVEEYDCGRDIKNPCCRPVKRCKW
- a CDS encoding sugar porter family MFS transporter; its protein translation is MEKKVSSKFIFFFGSFAGILFGYDIGIIAGAEGHIQEEFQLSPLWLGIVVSSLMGGAIIGSILSGLMGDKFGRRKLILVSSIIFFVGAIGSAIAPEEISLTIARIFLGTAVGTASSLVPAYMSEIAPAKIRGKLSGLNQLMIVSGLLLSYIVAFVFEPIPDSWRWMLGSAALFAIVLYIGMLRLPESPRYLIKHGMAHKAREVLGSLRSSREEIEAEMQEILEVAKEERSGIRELFQKKFRMALFIGVGMATLQQIQGANSIVYYATSIARNVGLAPQVAAGFTVIVGVIFVVTTVIFLQFVDRFDRRTILTVGGTGMALSFFAPAALGALGVSEGILNWVTLISLCCFILCYAFSWAPITWIIIGEIFPLSVRGIGAGISSAFNWTGSLAVGLVFPILADKFSFGVIFSSFGVICLIGLLFTRFVLVETKGRSLEQIETDMAARV
- a CDS encoding ATP-binding cassette domain-containing protein, with translation MASLQVSQLSFRYETTEESSLLLDQVSFDLKGSDRACIIGKNGSGKSTLLKIIAGLLPSVSETILLNKQLHPGTTQYKSLVAYIPDKPLVYDALTGLEHMELVQSLWKMNKSEKELYKETFLSLCDAFDLTHALKMPVKQYSLGMRYKLFFNCMVARSPELIILDEPFTSLDEASQIQSISLLKKEFSHRCVLFTSHQRYLYSELGNRFFQLDQGQLNEVEH
- the araA gene encoding L-arabinose isomerase; the encoded protein is MLTSQHKECWFIVGSQHLYGDEALQKVKADAQKMTDALNESGLLPYPVILQELAVSADQITKLMKEVNYRDEVVGVMTWMHTFSPAKMWIRGTDLLQKPLLHLVTQYYEKIPWDTINMDYMNLHQSAHGDREYGYINARLNKQNQIVAGHWSKPDVQQQIADWMDVAAAYHESFQIKVARFGDNMRHVAVTEGDKIEAQIQLGWTVDYFGIGDLVEYVNAVEEAEVDALFAEYLTQYDVDYGTYSVEEWEKSVKVQARYEIAIKRFLDEGGYNAFTTNFEDLHGMKQLPGLAVQRLMAKGYGFAGEGDWKTAALDRLLKVMSHHQSTGFMEDYTYEMTSGQEAVLQSHMLEVDPALAHTKPVIVVSPLGIGNREDPARLVFDGKAGEGVVVSIADFGTHFKWLIQEVEAFEPEEAAPHLPVARVLWKIKPNFQDGVKAWIKQGGGHHTVVSLNLTVDQIVHFTKLVHAEYVVL
- a CDS encoding stage II sporulation protein M, whose protein sequence is MLKKIRYFLSENRLILRLGYIYAAIFIAAVLIGSLLPYDQIPYLKKDEEMFFLSIFLNNLQVGMAILGIGAFTGGIMAAGILFYNGYIIGKLVQYLIVNQEVQQIFTGLLPHAFVEILGFILFSIVSSFPFIYLYRFIKGETIDLKKLTVTVLQLIFAAIVLLFAASLLEEYVSHVHLP